In a single window of the Cydia amplana chromosome 4, ilCydAmpl1.1, whole genome shotgun sequence genome:
- the LOC134647616 gene encoding UPF0585 protein CG18661, whose protein sequence is MNFFKIILNYTNQVKQCSKLKLVKKIMGSVKKSRELASEFHGNEKIDGEKLIYPAASRNQEPILQVLKRFVICDVDSIEDDSPLFLEIASGSGQHLAHFAPNFPGVKFQPSEYDKSVLGSISYYANNCPTKNILQPIHINICDSLASHFEANSIDYIYCANMIHISPYECTLGLFKNAGTFLKSDALMITYGTYSKDGVITPESNIQFDAGLRARDPSWGLRDISELIKLGEENNLSLIDTIEMPANNKTLIWKKN, encoded by the exons ATGAATTTCTTTAAAATCATATTAAATTACACGAACCAAGTTAAACAGTGCAGCAAACTTAAATTAGTAAAGAAAATAATGGGATCTGTTAAAAAGAGCCGAGAGTTAGCGAGCGAGTTCCACGGAAATGAAAA gATAGATGGAGAAAAACTGATTTATCCAGCTGCTTCAAGAAATCAAGAACCCATTCTCCAAGTTTTGAAGAGGTTTGTCATATGCGATGTGGACAGCATTGAAGATGACAGCCCTTTGTTCCTAGAGATTGCCTCGGGTTCTGGTCAGCATTTAGCACACTTTGCTCCAAATTTTCCTGGAGTCAAATTCCAGCCTTCTGAGTATGACAAAAGTGTCCTTGGAAGTATTTCATACTATGCAAATAATTGTCCAACTAAAAACATACTCCAGCCCATTCACATAAACATTTGTGACAGTTTAGCAAGCCATTTTGAGGCTAACAGCATTGACTATATATATTGTGCTAATATGATTCATATCAGCCCCTATGAATGTACTTTAGGATTATTTAAGAATGCAGGTACTTTTTTAAAGTCAGATGCTCTAATGATAACTTATGGCACGTACAGCAAGGATGGTGTAATAACACCAGAAAGTAACATCCAGTTTGATGCTGGGTTGAGGGCTAGAGATCCATCTTGGGGACTCCGTGATATATCTGAACTGATAAAATTAGgtgaagaaaataatttatcccTTATAGATACAATAGAAATGCCAGCTAATAACAAAACTCTGATATGGAAGAAAAATTAA
- the LOC134663197 gene encoding CD2 antigen cytoplasmic tail-binding protein 2 homolog, with protein MAKRAASTAFDLADEPDEKRVTKKEGKKHSLDSDEEDSGAEEEKNNVLNADDIEGEEEGVAAIEGEITITPFNMKEELEEGHFDNQGQYHWKKEKEIRDGWLDNIDWVKVKGRPEDKYKVHRDDENKGLGDESSSEDEEVAEKFDLYENYKEILEHMKPRETIAKALQRLGAGSKMSSAERWKRKKAGIVDEGSQIVTRVTELANQILTKTGNMDIYQETYEKISAIISKNESKKGDADLDMYADDFDQKEKQSLDKESGSENTKTENAEEDDDAPKEVKWEFKWKQDDDAELSGPHSTEQMQKWASEGYFKTGVWVRKHGEDSQFYNSNRMDFELYL; from the exons ATGGCAAAAAGGGCAGCGTCTACTGCCTTCGATTTAGCAGATGAACCCGACGAAAAACGTGTAACCAAGAAAGAAGGAAAGAAGCATTCATTGGATTCTGATGAAGAGGATAGTGGTGCTGAAGAAGAGAAGAACAATGTTCTTAATGCTGACGATATCGAAGGAGAGGAAGAAGGCGTAGCAGCGATTGAAGGTGAA ATCACTATAACACCATTCAACATGAAAGAGGAGCTGGAAGAAGGCCATTTTGACAACCAAGGCCAATATCACTggaagaaagaaaaagaaattagAGACGGTTGGCTTGACAACATAGATTGGGTGAAGGTAAAAGGCAGGCCCGAAGACAAGTACAAGGTGCACAGAGATGATGAAAATAAGGGTCTCGGTGATGAGTCTAGCAGTGAAGATGAAGAGGTGGCCGAAAAGTTTGACCTGTATGAGAATTACAAGGAAATACTGGAACATATGAAGCCAAGAGAGACAATTGCAAAAGCTTTACAGAGACTTG gtgctGGTTCAAAAATGTCAAGTGCAGAAAGATGGAAAAGGAAGAAAGCAGGAATTGTTGATGAGGGAAGCCAAATTGTCACCAGAGTCACAGAACTTGCCAATCAGATACTTACCAAAACAGGCAACATGGACATTTATCAAGAAACTTATGAGAAGATCAGTGCCATTATATCCAAGAATGAAAGTAAAAAGGGTGATGCAGATTTAGACATGTATGCTGATGATTTTGATCAGAAAGAAAAGCAAAGTCTGGATAAAGAGAGTGGCAGTGAGaatactaaaactgaaaatgcagaggaagatgatgatgcgcCTAAAGAAGTTAAATGGGAGTTCAAATGGAAACAAGATGATGATGCTGAGCTGTCAGGACCACATTCCACAGAGCAAATGCAGAAATGGGCGTCAGAAGGATATTTCAAAACTGGTGTGTGGGTGAGGAAGCATGGAGAAGACAGTCAATTCTACAATTCAAATAGAATGGATTTTGAATTGTACTTGTGA